The DNA region TAATCCTGTTTAGTTTAAGTTCTTTTAATTTTTGTGGTATCCAAAATACCTGGCTGTTCGGTGGACTAGTATAGGGTTTTAATAAAAATTTAGAGCAGGTTTAAATTTTACCAAATAGACCTGAATTTGTTTTCCCCAACCCTAAAAGGAGCAAATTCAGGTTTATTTGGAAGGAAATTTTCCTCCCTTTAGGGACGGGGTAAAGAAAATTTCCGATATAAAACTTTTATTGAATAAAATTTAAACAGGCTCTAAACAGGCTCTTAAAAGATATTGTTTTTTTTGATTTATCTTTGCACCGTCATGAGAAGACGCAGCGCTTATTTTTTGCTGTCTGGCTTCTATTAATGGCGAAAAAAACACAAATGATGAGTTGAGTTGTAACCATTAATTCATCATCTATGAAAGAATTTCAACAGCTGCAAAATAAGTTCGCTATAAGCAGCATTTTGACCAGGAAAACAATTTTCTTTGTTTTTCTATTGGTCTCATTTTTTACATTTGCCCAAAGTGCCGGTGATTTCAGAACTAAGGTTCCACAGTCTGCAAGCCAGAACTGGATTACCGTTTCTGCTTGGGAGACCTTTAATGGGACTTCTTGGGTGCCTGCAACGCAATATCCTGGTCAAACCTCTGGAAACTATAAAGTAACGGTTTCTGCGCAGACTTCAATTTTTACATCACTCCCGACGATCAGTATTGGAACCCTTGTTATTGAGGGTTTTCTTCAGATTGATGCAGATCTTACTTTGCCAACTACGTCAGTATTGCAAATTAACGCCGGAACATTGTATCTGAACGGAAAGAAAAGACAGGTTCGCTTAGCGGCGAATACCAAAATTGAGATCACCGGATATACCGGAACCAACGGAATTCAATCTTCGGACTGTAATAATAATGTTGCCGTTTTTATCGGATCTGTGAAATATGCTGCTTGTACCGGAAGCGGAAATACCACGGTGGGTGATTTTTCAACGATCAACGAAAATGGAGGATCGCTTAAGGCGGAACCTCTTGCAACGCCCAATGCAATCTGCTCAGGAGAAAGCGTAAATATCACTGCAACTGCAAATACTGTTACGGACTTAACCTATAAATGGCAGGTTGTGAGTGCGCCACCAGGATACAGTTTACCTAGTGGAAATTCAACTGCACAGTTTTTGGGAACGATGGTGCTTACACTTCCGGGTACCTACACATTCCGTTATACGGTGAGCAAAAACTCAACTTCGGTATCGGGAGACGTTACCATTCAGGTGTATGCAAAACCAGATGCCGGAACTATCAGCGGAGTTAATCTGTGCAGCAAATATGGTAATAACACTGTAACACTTACCGGACACACCGGAAATATCGTAAAGTGGCAGTCGTCGCCAACTTCGGATTTCAGCAGCGGTGTTGTAGATATTGCGGAAACAGCAAGTCAGATCCATATCGGTAGTCTTCAGCAAAATTTATTTTACCGTGCTTTAATTGCCAACGGTACTTGCAGCGTTTTCTCGCCGGTTGCCGCGGTAACAGTAAGTGCAACGGCTTTCGAAGGTAATCAGTGGAGTAACGGGCTTCCTGATATTACCAAAAGAATCGTGATCTATAACGATTATTCTTTTTCCGGAGATGTGCAGGGTTGTGCATTGGAAGTAGTTTCAGGAGCGAAAGTTACCGTTCCCGGAAACAGCAGCTTGACCTTGGACGGTGAAATTGAAGTTATTTCAGGTACTTTTACAGTGGACAGTGACGCAGGGTTGATTCAGAAAAATGACAATGCTCAAAATACTGGGAATATCACTGTAAAAAGACAGTCCAGAATGAAGCGTCTTGATTACACGTTGTGGGGAGCTCCGGTTGCTCAGCAGAACTTGTTCGGTTTTTCACCGCAAACTTTGACCAACCGATTTTATCTTTACAATGAGACCGATGATACTTTTAATACCAACGGACTTACCAGCTCAACGGTATTCGTTCCGGGGAAAGGT from Chryseobacterium suipulveris includes:
- a CDS encoding T9SS type A sorting domain-containing protein; translated protein: MKEFQQLQNKFAISSILTRKTIFFVFLLVSFFTFAQSAGDFRTKVPQSASQNWITVSAWETFNGTSWVPATQYPGQTSGNYKVTVSAQTSIFTSLPTISIGTLVIEGFLQIDADLTLPTTSVLQINAGTLYLNGKKRQVRLAANTKIEITGYTGTNGIQSSDCNNNVAVFIGSVKYAACTGSGNTTVGDFSTINENGGSLKAEPLATPNAICSGESVNITATANTVTDLTYKWQVVSAPPGYSLPSGNSTAQFLGTMVLTLPGTYTFRYTVSKNSTSVSGDVTIQVYAKPDAGTISGVNLCSKYGNNTVTLTGHTGNIVKWQSSPTSDFSSGVVDIAETASQIHIGSLQQNLFYRALIANGTCSVFSPVAAVTVSATAFEGNQWSNGLPDITKRIVIYNDYSFSGDVQGCALEVVSGAKVTVPGNSSLTLDGEIEVISGTFTVDSDAGLIQKNDNAQNTGNITVKRQSRMKRLDYTLWGAPVAQQNLFGFSPQTLTNRFYLYNETDDTFNTNGLTSSTVFVPGKGYVVRSPNNFPSTYSETSSANLFTGVFTGKPNNGAYSVTLQKLGQGFNLVGNPYPSNIDFDQLYQQNSAAIESTAYFWTYVNSADPNGNYVANNYAQYVGGTGNPATNGTQVPTNIIKTGQGFFVLAKTDGAVLHFNNNIRTERKTGIFFNVAHRGVSAAKDRFWLKLTSPLGNSNSLAIVYTEGAKDQFDAEYDGKLRIIGSDSFYSVVDEHKLAIQGRSYPLKQDDKVQIGFVAYQDGIHTVSLAGKEGIFNDGNPVYLHDKVTGVYKNLQEGDYQFSAEKGSNDTRFEIVYLDKNVLSVNPGAREDIIIYKDGADVVVKSSEKIVEVQLYDLSGKLVYRSNANGNELRVENRSAPGVFILKVFQKGKITVKKVRN